The Mycetohabitans endofungorum genome contains a region encoding:
- a CDS encoding YceI family protein, with protein MALAAATLFASCALASMETFQLDPNHTYPSFEADHFGGMSIWRGKFNKSSGTVTLDTQAKRGAVNVTIDMASVDTGNAKLDEHLRGPQVFDVAKYPSAVYKGTSIRFDGDKPVEVDGTLTLHGVTKPIKLTLDSFQCKQHPMLKRWWCGADAKASFNRADFGLDYGKSYGFNMQTTLQIQVEGIKQ; from the coding sequence ATGGCGCTCGCCGCCGCCACGCTGTTCGCCTCCTGCGCATTGGCCTCGATGGAGACATTCCAGCTAGATCCGAACCATACGTATCCGAGCTTTGAAGCAGACCACTTTGGCGGTATGTCAATTTGGCGAGGCAAGTTCAACAAGTCGAGCGGTACGGTGACGCTCGATACGCAAGCCAAGCGTGGCGCGGTCAACGTGACGATCGATATGGCGTCGGTCGATACCGGAAACGCGAAACTAGACGAGCACCTGCGGGGGCCGCAAGTGTTCGACGTGGCCAAGTACCCGAGCGCCGTCTACAAGGGTACGTCGATCCGGTTCGACGGCGACAAGCCGGTCGAGGTCGACGGCACACTGACGTTGCACGGCGTCACCAAGCCGATAAAGCTGACGCTAGACTCGTTCCAATGCAAGCAGCATCCGATGCTCAAGCGCTGGTGGTGCGGCGCCGATGCCAAAGCCAGCTTCAACCGCGCTGACTTCGGACTGGACTATGGCAAGTCCTACGGCTTCAACATGCAGACCACGCTCCAGATCCAGGTCGAAGGCATCAAACAATAG